AGTATCGATATGTTTTTTTAAGTTTTCATTTGTGATGGAATTATAATCCAGCAAATCAACGAAATAAGGCAAATTTGTTTCTTCTTCAATTTTTGATAGTACTCTCAGTTGATCTGACAGACCGACTTTACCTTCCACTATTGCTAAATCGACATCTGAATAAGGTTTATGATTTCCAATCGCTCTCGAGCCGAAGATGACGACTTTGTTAATTTTGCCAAACCTTTGAAAAGAGTTTTTCAAATCCTCAATGTCGTTAGCTGTCAATCCGAATTTTTTCATTTTTGAAAAAAGCTAAGTAGCATATTTATTTTAACACGGAGGAGATGACATAATCCACCGATTTTATCACTCCGGACTTAAGTCCTTCTTCACGCCTCAGCTTTCTGCCACCGCCACTGGCTCCGTAGAGTTTGCTACGCCCATAGCTGAAAGTAAATCCGCAAGGGTGTACTGCTTGTCAGAGGTGATTCCATATAAGCTTGTCAAAGTCATGGTAGTGCCGTTGTACTGGCCAGTTTCAGGATTGTGAAGCCATTTCACGAGTGTAAGCAAATCCTTCGACTCGATTCCAATGTTCGTTGCGAAGAGCGAACGGCTTTCCTCATTTAGAAGGTTATAACTAACCTCTATATCTTTTATCGGTTGCAACAAGAGTTGCATGAAGGCGTCACGTTTATCCGGTGTTACTTGGATATTTTTCTTCGTTTCTCCATCAGTCTGGGGTGACAGTCCGGTAGAGATGAAATAATCGGCGATTTTAGCCGTATTACCGCTTCCGACATTTGTTTTATGTAAATTCTCCTTAATTATTGCGCTTTGACTTTCATTATCTTCGACTACTGGTGGAGTCTCTATTTCCGGAGCAACCGCCGGTTTCTTTTCCCATTGAGAGCTCCAGCGACCATTGCGATTGATGAGTCCGCTATCATACAAAAATGTACTTACATCCGTATCGCCGCCATCCGCTTCGAATTTCGCCGTAAGTCTTTTCGCTCCTGCATCATCTCCTGCCTCTACTTCTTCATCGGTAGGATTCATTGAGCCGTGGATTTTATCCAATGTGTTAAAAAGATTTCGTCCATTCTCTCCTTCGGTATCAAATCCATTCGCCTGCAAATTTTCAACGGTAGCGGCAAAGTTGCCGACATCGCCATTTTCCCCAGGGACATAACAATCCATAAAGTCGCTCATCGAGACTTCTTTTAATTTTCCGACGTTTTTTGTTCCGAGTTTTTCTTTGATAACAAACATCCAAAGTCGTTTATCCGCGTTATTGTCCTTGTTCATATCTATTCCGAGGCTTTCAAGTAGTTCGAGGATAGTCGCGATCAATTCTTGTACCGTTCCCATAAAACCTTTTACGCTATTTTGCATATCCCGACTGATGTATTTATCAAGTTTGCTTTTGCCGGCGCCTCCACTTTTACCGTCACCTTCACTTTCTTCACTTTCCGCATCACCTCGCATGTCCGCGATCTGCTCATCCGTGAAGCCGGCAGATTTGAGATTCTCTTCTCCGAAGAGCGCTACTATATCGGTGTCATCAGGGATAGGTTCACCGTCAAGCGTTATCTGTACGTCTTCTCCAGCCGAAGGTGCAAACGGCATTGTTAATGTTTGATTTGAGTTTTTTCCAAGGCCTTTCATTGTTACTTTATCTTCTTCAAAACTTAGTACGATTTTCTTATCTCCAATCTCACTTTCTAATTCCGCTTTATCGTTTAGCGTGAATGGTAGAGCTGGGCCACCAAGAAATGGCATTTTTCCTGAAAGTTTCATTTCGTCTCCAGCGCCTTCAACTGTCATTGTAAATTCAGTGTTGTCGACGGTTACTGTAATAACTCCTTCTGCGCTATTTTTTATGGCTTCTGCAAATGCATTTTTGAAAGTTCCTTTGAAATCCTCCGGAAAATTTACCTTATCAAGTAAAGCAT
This window of the Candidatus Peregrinibacteria bacterium genome carries:
- a CDS encoding nucleotidyltransferase domain-containing protein — protein: MKKFGLTANDIEDLKNSFQRFGKINKVVIFGSRAIGNHKPYSDVDLAIVEGKVGLSDQLRVLSKIEEETNLPYFVDLLDYNSITNENLKKHIDTHGKVIYKKK